Proteins co-encoded in one Pelobates fuscus isolate aPelFus1 chromosome 5, aPelFus1.pri, whole genome shotgun sequence genomic window:
- the LOC134610304 gene encoding E3 ubiquitin/ISG15 ligase TRIM25-like, which yields MMASADLKDELTCSICLNIYTNPETLPCGHSFCRLCIENVLDTQVVRGYSCPECRQLFKTRPDLQRAIKLANIVENFLFTHPEQGEVGIPCTYCVQSPVPAAKTCLLCEASLCETHLRVHSKSAEHVLTEPTTSMGNRKCSVHKKVLEYFCSEDSTCICVSCSLVGEHRGHQMDTLNEASEKKKQQLRNTLKKLTSKREEAERRIESLQELKKEVKEKAAGVTEEVTALIRDIREQLEVLEKQVLSEISRQEEQASLKVSDLIRQLEIKKEELSRKMGHIEEWCSMTDPLTVLQGQESDNADNCDAEEGDNEDRDGKKVCAVGDLDVCLISVTLHSGLARIVTGVKRQRHVSANMLLGVELASDMLLDVNTASDMLLDVNTAGNNVTVSGHMKTISWSIINQSGPEIPERFQYKQTLSSRSFSSGRHYWEVEDSKSGWWRLGMAYQSIAKKEGQSWIGYNNKSWGFGRWWYNRQYEVRHDSKVIELPHHPSSQRIGIYLDYEAGRLSFYELCDPIRHIHTFTDNFTEPLHAIYWVCGNNASSENLM from the coding sequence ATGATGGCATCTGCTGATCTGAAAGACGAGCTGACCTGCTCCATCTGTCTGAACATTTATACAAATCCTGAAACCCTGCCATGTGGACATAGTTTTTGCCGGCTTTGCATTGAGAATGTGCTGGACACACAGGTTGTGAGAGGATATTCCTGTCCTGAATGCAGACAATTATTTAAGACAAGACCAGACCTGCAAAGAGCTATAAAACTGGCTAACATAGTGGAGAATTTCCTatttactcacccagagcaggggGAGGTTGGGATCCCCTGTACTTACTGCGTTCAGTCTCCAGTACCTGCTGCTAAAACATGTCTGCTGTGTGAAGCTTCTCTGTGTGAAACCCACCTGAGGGTCCACAGCAAGTCAGCAGAACATGTCCTAACTGAACCCACCACTTCAATGGGGAACAGGAAATGCTCCGTCCACAAGAAGGTCCTGGAATATTTCTGTTCTGAGGATTCcacctgtatctgtgtgtcctgcAGCCTTGTCGGAGAGCACAGGGGGCACCAGATGGACACTCTGAATGAGGCCTCTGAGAAGAAGAAGCAGCAACTGAGAAATACTCTGAAGAAACTGACCTCAAAGAGAGAGGAAGCTGAAAGAAGAATCGAGAGCCTACAGGAGCTCAAGAAAGAGGTGAAAGAAAAAGCAGCTGGGGTAACAGAGGAAGTCACTGCCCTGATTAGGGACATCAGGGAACAGCTGGAAGTCCTAGAGAAGCAAGTCCTGAGTGAGATCTCCAGACAGGAAGAGCAGGCCTCACTAAAAGTCTCAGATCTAATCCGGCAGCTTGAAATAAAGAAGGAGGAGCTGTCCAGAAAGATGGGTCACATTGAGGAGTGGTGTAGCATGACAGACCCTTTAACTGTCTTACAAGGACAGGAATCAGACAATGCTGACAATTGTGATGCTGAAGAGGGAGATAATGAGGACAGAGATGGTAAAAAGGTCTGTGCTGTAGGGGATCTGGACGTGTGTCTGATCTCAGTGACCTTACACTCAGGCTTAGCTAGGATTGTGACCGGAGTAAAGAGACAGCGCCATGTATCAGCTAATATGTTACTGGGGGTAGAATtagcttcagacatgttactggatgtaaacacggcttcagacatgttattGGATGTAAACACAGCTGGTAATAATGTAACTGTATCAGGTCATATGAAAACCATATCTTGGTCAATAATAAACCAGAGTGGCCCAGAAATACCAGAGAGATTTCAGTATAAACAGACTTTAAGCTCCAGGAGTTTCTCCTCAGGGCGACATTACTGGGAAGTGGAGGACAGTAAGTCAGGGTGGTGGAGGTTAGGGATGGCCTATCAAAGTATAGCCAAAAAAGAAGGTCAGTCATGGATTGGATATAATAATAAATCCTGGGGTTTCGGGAGGTGGTGGTATAATAGACAGTATGAAGTGAGACATGACAGTAAAGTAATCGAGCTACCTCACCACCCTTCCAGCCAGAGAATAGGGATATACCTGGACTATGAGGCTGGGCGGCTGTCCTTTTATGAGCTGTGTGATCcaatcagacacatacacaccttcACTGATAACTTCACTGAGCCGCTTCATGCTATATACTGGGTATGTGGGAATAATGCCTCCTCTGAGAATTTAATGTAA